The nucleotide sequence AAATTCTTTCCACTCCCtttaagaaaaatgtaacaCAAGGAAAACTCTCTTACAGGGAAGTGCAGAATCTTATGCTAATATTATGTGGATATCcaaagatataaaaaaatcataCCAGTATTGTTGATTATGCAAATATCAGTTAAATATTGATCTCAATGATTTGAGCACAGTAACTTGGTAGTCTTGGGGGTTGTGAGGGGGCGTATAATTAAAGTCTTTTTATTTGCAGCTGTTCTTACTTGCAGCCCTGTCTACTGAATCAGATTGGTTTTTATTTGTCATCTCTTAGTGTTGTACTAAATAACCACCTTTTGCAGTCTGCtttgaaacaataaaaattacttttcactCTTTTTGTCTCGTAGGCTTTCACAAGGTAATGGAAGGAATCCACAAAGCCACTGAACTTGGCTACCACCCTGTTAAGGTAAAGCCAGTGTTTATTTACTctgaaactgttttgttttaccATACATACAGATCACCCGATGAGAAAATTTTTATGTTCCATCTCACCTCCCACCCTACCCCGTGAATAATTTTTAGTAAAACTGGAGAAAAACTTGAAGATCTCATCAAGAAGTAACGAGGAGAATTCATATCATCTCCTTGtgcagctgggggtgcaggtCACACTCTGCTCACCAATTTCAGGTGTCTGCTTTACCTGCAGGTAAACTGTGTGGTGATGCGAGGCTTCAATGAGGATGAAGTGCTGGACTTCGTGGATTTCACAAAGGATCTGCCCCTTGACGTGCGGTTCATAGAATACATGCCCTTTGATGGTAAGTACTGCTGCTTTGAGATTCTTCTTGGACAGAAGTGAGCTGGCTGGTGGATGTTCACACCATGGACTTATCTCTGGAAGTATTGGTAAGCTCTTTAAGGGAATTAGGAATTGCCTGAAGTTTTTTGCACGTTATCTTCTTCCCTCCATAAGGTGTAGAAAGACTCGTTGGGGCTGGGACGCCTCAGTGTCACCGTAAGTGACACTTACAGAGAATGTGAAGGTGGTTCTCTGctaattaagaaaataaaattcacagtCTAAGGTTAGGCTGGTTTTGTTAATTCTAGGCAATAAATGGAACTTCAAGAAGATGGTGAGCTACAAAGAAATGCTCGATACAATTAAACAGCGATGGCCTGAATTGGAGAAATTACCCTGTGAGacttccagcacagccaaggtGGGGTTAGACAGAGAACATGTGAAACATGcccccctttccttccctgccccaaatccccagATTCTCCCCAAGTTCAGCTTTGATATTTGACAACCAAAGTAATAAATACTCAGTGTGGTAACTCTTGGGTTTTGTTCAAGCTGCCTGCAGGAGACTTGATGCTTCTGAAGTCCTAGTCATAGTCTGTAGCTTTACAAATACAGTGTGTTTTCTAGATGTGTTTTCAGTCAGATATAAAGAATGCCAGGCCTGTATCCTGTATTTGCAGTTTTGAAACTTTTGTCAGTCTATGTCTGCACTTTAACAATCCCCATGAAAGAGTTGTTCAGTGAAAAAAGAGCTGTACAGTGCCAAATGGGGAATTTCTAACTCATGCTCCCACAGGCATCACCTGTTAGTTGATAACTACAAAAGCAAGCATTTAAGAAGTTTGAGATTTCTAGGAACGGGGCACAATAGACTGGGACACCTGAAAAAAATGGactttacttttattttttatttgatatGATCTTaagcctgaaaaaaatctatgttAAAAAAGATCTTCTGGTCTTTAGGCAACTGGAGCTATAAAAGCTAGGAGTCTGTatttgactcttttttttttctcctctgcatttCTTTAGAGTTACAAGGTGCCACATTTCCAGGGACAAATCAGCTTTATCACCTCCATGTCAGAGCACTTCTGTGGATCCTGCAATCGGCTGAGGATAACAGCAGATGGAAACCTAAAGGTTGGTAGTGAAGCAGGATTCTTTTAGATTTCATGCAGTGAAAATAGTGTTGAAATTCGTGCCCTAAAAGTAGCTGGGATGTAAAGATGCGTAATTATTAGCAGCTAGCTCCtgtttatttattctgtatGAATTCTTGTTCCATCTTGTCAGGCTGTTAGGGAGATGTTACAtcacctttttttgttttctctgttttgctaACATAAACTTCAGTTGTAAAACATGGTTGCAAGGCCAgtaaatataaacatttattgCAATCTTTGATTCAAAATCGTCTTAACATGTGACAAGCAGAtgatttctcattaaaaaaggGTCCAAGCAGCTGTGAGGGCTTGGCTTTTGCATTCCACAAGGTTCCTGTCTTGTTTCCCAAACAACTTGTAGCTAGCTCTTCTCCTTCAAGAGCAGCCTGTACATTTGCTCAATGACTGTAGAACAAGGAGGGATAACCATTTCCTGCCACGTTGAAACTGGCAGTTTCTGGAGGAAAATTAaagttttcaattaaaaattggCACTTATGCATTGTCACCTGATATTGAcaacagctgtgctgctgcctaaCATTAGATGACCGAGGCAGCCTGAAGGTCCAATGAGCTTAGGCTGCATAAACATCCCAGGCTGTCCGTGTGTACATGaggagagataaagaaaacaatcTCCATAAATGTTGCCTTCAATAGGGTAGGCCTCTTCAAAGCTCTTCACTCTGGGTTTAGTACAAAATACTTgtaaaagcaatttattttattctttctcatttctcctcctctgcttccctgggTTGGCTGCAGGTGTGCCTTTTTGGGAATTCAGAAGTGTCCTTGAGGGATCACCTACGGTCAGGTGCTTCAGAGGAGGAGTTGATTCAAATTATtggagcagcagtgggcagaaaaaagaaacagcatgcTGGTATGTTTGTTGTACTTTGTTGAGAAATAACAGCAGTGATAGGGAAAACAATGTCCTGGTACTTGTAGCCTTCCATGAAAGTTAGAATCCAAACTGTTTGAAAGACTTTTGGACTGACTTCTGCTCTCAAATAGATGTGAATACCACTGCTCAtgacagcaacagcaaaatgtAAAGCTAAGTAGTTGTACTggatccctttttttttcaaaattagttTACTGTAAAAGAAGGACTAAATGGAGCTGTTGATCCAAGTACTGCATTGACGTGTTTCTAGAAGTGACAAATTTCTTTGTTGCTATTCAGGACTTTTTGGGTACTCATCTAGTGCTCTGCATAAGGTTGTGACACAAGGTCCATGATGATGCAGTCACTCTCAGGCTGCATTTGTCTTTTCTGAATTTATATTGATATAAACATTAACATCTGAATCTGAATTTTTGTAatctggctccagctgggaatgctgacCTCTTGTACATGAACTGGTTTTATAATCATGGATTAGTCCCCTGTACACTAAAAATACGTTTTGgcccttttgttttcttgccgATCCTGACAGATTAATTAACAgtagttttttcccttttctcctaaTGTGTGAAACAAATTTAAAGGTAGCTTTTAAATCTAAGGGTAGACTAACTTGCAAAGGACATTGGTCTGACCCAGATAAAATAGTGCCTTATAAACCTAAGGGAAGGTGGGGAGGGATTAGTTCCTTTGTTTGTAGATCTTGTATTTATGAAATCTGATTTGGGAAAGGAGGGAGTGGAGGGGGAAGAGTCTATTAAAAGTCATTTTGCCATCATCAGCATTTACCTGACATTATCTTCTCTCAGTTTGTGTTAATCTCATTATTGTCCCTGGGGCTTTCTGTGATTGAACTGGAACACGTATTAACAGCTTATCTATAGAACTAGAACAGTCAAATGCCATTGTTAGAGACAAGATAGTCTCAAATAGATTAAATTCTGTAGTAGGTAGGCTGTTATTCATATTATGGCAAGCTTTCTTGGAAAGGGTTCTGCAGTGTGTTAGacccacagcagctggatgCCTGGAGACTCAGGCAGCTAATCGTTTAAATTATACCATGCTGGATTCTCCCTCCTCCAGTTCCCTTGATCTTTACTGAGCTTTGTTTTTCCTAGTATGCCGGTTGCACTCTGAAGAGCAGAAAGCTAAACATGTAAACCAGATGCATGACTTAAAACCTAAGAAGCTGAGATTTTTATGtgttccttattttttttctaggcaTGTTTAACATTTCCCGGATGAAAAACCGGCCAATGGTCCTGATTGGTGGGTGACAAATCAGTACGTAAAAAACATACAGTGATTTTGTTCAGTTTCTGTCTTTGGGGGAACAGAGTAAATTTGGCTTTTAAGTCTTTTGTGGTTCTGCCTTAGGTTTAGGCAAAGAAATGGGCTTCTTAATTACACAGTTATAGTTAATATGGTGAAGTGGATGAGGAGGAAAGGTTTAGTGTCCCTAGCGAGCCTTACCAATTGACAGCCCTGGTTTTGTCTGCTCTAATTAAGACACTTCATTGCATTCTCCAAAGGGGTAATCAACCTTCCTGCCATCTTCCTTTGTACTTAAGTAAAACAGTATAGTTACTTCTAAGACAGTTTGAGGTGAGTATTGCCATATAAATATGAAGAATGCAGAATGAAGTTAATCCATGGATTAAGAAATTCAGCTTTGCTTATAATATACATAAAGCCATCAAGCTGACAGAAATGCAATTGTTCCTACCTCACTGCTACTTCAGAATCTGACATGTGGGGCttcattcttttaaatttgCCTCTTATTGCTGCAAAGTCTCAGAACATAGTCATCAAAGACCTGTGAACCATgagcctttcctttccttctagTGTCTGTTGAAGCTGTTTGCTAACTCTCCCTTCTGCCTGAAGCTCTGTTCATGAGTGATGTAGCACTGCTGAGGTTCTCTTACTGATTTTTAATATCTTCTTCAGTGTGATTTTACCTCGTCCATGCCTATATTTATCTATTCTGTAAGATAGCTGTCTTTCAAAAAACCTTAAGAAATGGTTACAAGAGTTGGCTTTGTGAGGTTAATATTGCAAGATATTTCATTGTTCCTTATCAACAaggtctgggaaaaaaaaccaaacaagggTGAAAGACATGAACATTATGCTTTAAATCCAAACTCTCATCCTCCTATTAACGTTTTGGAGCAGGTTAACTGCTGGGCAGCTTAAAACACAGGTTTTAAAACAGGTACTCTGGTGGAGGGCAACATGCATTAATTTGCAGGTCTTTACAACAGGTGATAGTATAATAACAACTActctatttttaaagcaagccCCCAAGGTTTGTACTTATGTTGCCATTATTAGGAAATAGGATCCACAGAGGTCTTTAACATAGGTCTTAACTGGGAATGTTTTTCACTTGGTGACTCACTTTAAAGAGCCATAATTTTCCATGCTGGCTGGTGCAAGATTGTGCCTTTACTTGCTTGTATTTGAGCACTGCTGCATTGTGTTCCAGAAAAAGGGCAAGGAGGACCCTTTAAAGTGCATATTGACTTTCTGCATGAGGaaaaattttgttgttttttttttttaagatgaaaaataCTATATTAAACTCTTGAAGTCTCACTGGGATCTACATAATTTTTCAAGTTCTCTTTGAAAGAATTCCCACACTCCAAAGTTAGCATTCATAGCAATGTTTGGATGTCTACGGAACAATCCAACTTCTTTTTGAAAAGTGCTTTAACAATGTCTTACATGCAGTGAAAGAggcagcctgtccaggtcctCCTCCTTCAGCTGTTCCATCTCCCTTTGAGACTGACTGCTGGCAGTCACTGCATCAGTGGAGAGACTGGAGATGAGTGGAGAGTATCCCACTGTGTCACATGGAGAATCATTAGGAGATTTCCTAATTGTGTTTTGAATTAGTTACAAACTTCAAATAATGCTGGCGTGCAAGCAGTCGGTGGGGGAGTGTGTGTATGgaattaatttaatgaaatttaatgaATGCTGTGGAAATCACTAATTGGTTTTGCTAGGCGCAGTAAGCCAAACCTGGCGTCttctctgcactgctgtctAATCCTTTGCTATATGGTTTGTATCTTATTTCCCTTAatcaaaatattcctttcaGCAGGTTCTTTTTCTCCTGGGTTCACTTCAATTATGGGAATTTCCTCATTAAGTATCTCctgccttcttttctccccctGAGATCGTGCTAGTTGGAAGCTGACACAATTAAACTTGAGAAACAGTAATAGGATATAAGGAGATGGAATTTATCAGTTTCAGTATATGGTGCAGTAGAAAACCcattaccctttttttttctttttggtaggTATATGAGCACTTTGGTTGCAAATAGAGATGACTAGAAATAGAACTTCAAGAAGTGTAGGTtgctcagaaaagcaaagatgCTTTGCACTCATTACTGTTTACTTCCCACTTTACTTAAGCAAacttttctccctgctcccacccatGTGTGTTTACCCTGTGGAAGGAAGTACTTGTCTGCCTTTGCAGTCTGGCTTCTCCTGAATACAAGACACTTTCACAGAGGTTTAGTGTCTGCTTTAAAGCTTATCAAGGAATCCAGAAGAACAGAGTGCTTTGAGTTCCTggattttaaaaggaatattCAGGTTAGGCCCACTATGGaaagagagagcaagagaagagcaataagaaaataattttttatgctCTTCTAGAGCAGAGAAATGTTGCACTCAGCACACTGATGTCCATTTAATCCCATTCCTCTGAGGTAAACTCATGCCTTCAAACTTGCAGGAATCTTGCTTATAGGCCATCAGCTGTAGATGAAAAAAGGCCTTTGCCTGAATTTAAGTTATTGCAGTGATTATAATAGTGAAATCTGTGGTTGATTTAAGCTTCAGAAATGGTACTTTCAGACCAGTGTTTGGAGGGTAGTCTGGATGAAAATGGTGTTAAGTGCATCAGTCTTGTTTTAGCAGAGGCTGGGACTAACAAGGAAGAGtttggtgggtttgttttttaaaaaacatggaGGAGCACAATTAGACCTTTGTCCACACTATGTCTGTAACTGTCATGTGGACagtccctgggcagcagaggtAGCTCAGCAAtgtgcagaggggcaggaagcTGCCTTGATGCACCTGTGGATAGGCTGAAAAGGGAATCCTTATATACCAGAGCTACCAAAGAAGATTATTGAGCACAGCCTAAGGCCACATTTctcagggcagaggggaggaggagcttcagaaagagagaaacatgCTTATCAGTGGTGCTGTTGAACCAGGGCTTAGCCACTTACCTCTCTACTGCTTTCTTTActtacaaaacattttgttcacTTTTATGTTAGAGACTCCTTCTGTCTTCACAGCTGGCATTTAGCCCAGTGCAAATGCCAAAACCAAAGGATTAAATGGCAAAAAGGGGCAGGAGGGTTTACTAcctctctgccagctgggagctctgccagctcgACTTGGAACATGCTTCTGAGTAGATTTAAAATCTGTCTGTCAGTGAGGGGACTGTGGTTTTTCCAGTGCTTAAACTTCAGCTGTCATTAACGTGTTAAGAGCTGGCAATAATATGAGAGGTTCCCATCACCCTCTGAGATTGCAGACAGTGCATTGCAGTGCTTCTGGTCCCGCTGTCCTCAAGTGCTGGCATGACCCTTCCCTGCAGAAGGAGATGAAAGGAGGAagtgcagctgcctgtgctgggagggaggtgtttggaaaggcagagctgagaatCTGAGTGTAAGAATTTCCTATCTACCCTGCCAAGCTTTTGAAAGAAGGCTGGTGCTGGGATGCTCCCAAATGGATGCTGAGATGCCATGATTCACTTTTCTTCAGAACTGATGCTCCTATAAGCATTCTTGGCTACTGTTTCTCAAAAGGTGTTGATACTTTTAGAAAGCaagttatttctttttgtcaGAGACCTTGAAATGAGTCTGAGTCTTGTCATTTTTAATAGCAAACCAGGTAATGTAGGGAACTGataagagggaagagaagggggtagaggaaaaaaagtgtgtgtTTGCAGGCTTATTGAGGTTTTTGCAACGCAGGAAGTCCCAAGCAGTTCTCTGACAGGGTTCTCAGCTGCCACAGGCAGTTTAGCTTACCAGTTATTAAGATGTTCTTCtcatcttactttttttttgtccccagAGCCTGCATTGATGTCATTCCCACTATGCCAAGATGCCCTACAGAATTTCCCAAATTCAAAACAGTGGGGCCACACATTTAGCCATTGGCTAACTTTGAGAGCAAGTTTACCCAAACAAAACGGAAAAGCatcaatgcaaaataaattcacaGGACAAATTTTCCTACCAGGATCTCACCCAGAGAAACAGTGGCACATAGCAACCGGAATTCTACAAACCCAGCTCCGAGGCTACTGTGTCTTCCAAAAGGACCCAAGCTCCACATTTGATACAAAGTGCCTTGATGCTTCTGTTGGCCAAGCTCCTGTGGATTGTCAGTCCAAAGAGGCATGTTCAGGATCTGAATTCCATACCAGGGAATCAGGATCTTGCACCAGGGTACCTCATGCCTCTGACAACTTGACTCACACTGATGAGGAAGGACGGGCCACAATGGTTGATGTTGGAGGAAAGCCAGATTCCAGAAGAAGTGCTGTTGCTGGTGCCGTGGTCCTCCTGGGTGAGAAGGCATTTGGGATGGTGAAGCAAAACCAGGTGAAGAAAGGGGATGTGCTGGCAGTAGCCCAAATTGCAGGAATTCAGGGAGCCAAGCTGACCAGCCAGTTGATCCCATTGTGTCATACCATCCCTCTGTACCACGTTGAGGTCTCTCTGAGCCTGGATGAGGCCAGGCATGCAGTAGTGATTCGCAGCTCCTGTCACACCTGGGGCAGGACAGGTGTGGAGATGGAGGCTctcacagctgccagcctggctgcactgACGGTGTACGACATGTGCAAAGCAGTCACTCATGACATCATCATCCAAGAGCTCAAGTTGATCAGCAAGACAGGTGGGCAGAGGGGAGACTTCTCAAGGGTCTAGATAATATTCAGATATCTCCAGCCCTCCAAGTGACCACTGTTTCTGTTCAGCCTCTTACAGAAGTCCTTTTGCTCAGCTGGTGGGCTTGGAGACCTCAGCAGGTGTGTACAGTACAGCAACCCCATGCCTCTAGCATTGCTTTACTTTGTCAGCTCACTTGAGCAGTGGAGCCACTTATCCCTGTTGAAAACAATGTGTATTTTCTAGAGGACAGACTTCTCCACTCTGCCAGTATCCCCATTTCAGTGTCCTCATGATGAGATTGAGAAAAGATTCCTGCTTATATCACAGAGctttttggtggggtttttttgggtttttttttttggcttggttttttttttttttttttttttttgctttatgcTGTGAAATGCACCTGCTGTCATCACACCACGCAACTGTGAGCTCTGGAAATTAAGCCACTGCTGAAAGTGCTCTTACTTGGCAACTATTTTTCAGTCAAGGAGTAAGATTTCAGAATTGTGTTTGTCTGTCTTTCCTCTGACCTTCTTCATTGAATTTAGAGGGTGACAGTGAGAAGAACACAGCTGGGGAATGTCACCATAGAGATTATAAACATGGAACAGTCTGAGTTAAGGGGCAGCTCCCATCCCTTTGCAGTGTTACTGCTTCCCTTCACAGAACAAAGAATTCCAGAATGGATGGCTAAGGTTGGAAAGGACAATAGTGGGTcacctggtccaacctccctgctcaggcacccagagcacatggcacagtgTTGTGTCCAGACTGGAATATCTCCCTTGAGGGAGCCTCCATAACTTCTCTCAGCAATCAGTTTCAGTGCTGAGTCACCTGCAGAGTAAAAAAagttcaggtggaacttcctctGCACCAGTTTCTgtccattgcctcttgtcctctTGCTCGGCACCACtaagaagagcctggctccataATCTTGGCATCTCCCCCTTAGACAGTGATATACATTGAGACATCAGACATCTCTTCTGGATGCTGAACAggcccagttccctcagcctttcATCATAAGAGACACATGTAAGTGGGAAATACCCACATAATcagtttcaaaaggaaaaaaaaaaaaagcagctgccCAGTTTTCTGCCTTGTGCTCTGTAAAACATGATGCAGAAAGAGGATTTC is from Serinus canaria isolate serCan28SL12 chromosome 3, serCan2020, whole genome shotgun sequence and encodes:
- the MOCS1 gene encoding molybdenum cofactor biosynthesis protein 1 isoform X1, with translation MAAAAAAAAAAWGRLLRGARGAASRRACSSGARARAASAAAQELQSSGRERFVLEHAAPFSAFLMDSFGRQHNYLRISLTEKCNLRCQYCMPEEGVQLTPKSELLTAQEIITLAKLFVKEGVDKIRLTGGEPLIRPDVVEIVGELHKLEGLKTIAVTTNGINLTRLLPRLKEAGLNAINISLDTLVPAKFEFIVRRKGFHKVMEGIHKATELGYHPVKVNCVVMRGFNEDEVLDFVDFTKDLPLDVRFIEYMPFDGNKWNFKKMVSYKEMLDTIKQRWPELEKLPCETSSTAKSYKVPHFQGQISFITSMSEHFCGSCNRLRITADGNLKVCLFGNSEVSLRDHLRSGASEEELIQIIGAAVGRKKKQHAGMFNISRMKNRPMVLIEPALMSFPLCQDALQNFPNSKQWGHTFSHWLTLRASLPKQNGKASMQNKFTGQIFLPGSHPEKQWHIATGILQTQLRGYCVFQKDPSSTFDTKCLDASVGQAPVDCQSKEACSGSEFHTRESGSCTRVPHASDNLTHTDEEGRATMVDVGGKPDSRRSAVAGAVVLLGEKAFGMVKQNQVKKGDVLAVAQIAGIQGAKLTSQLIPLCHTIPLYHVEVSLSLDEARHAVVIRSSCHTWGRTGVEMEALTAASLAALTVYDMCKAVTHDIIIQELKLISKTGGQRGDFSRV